A single genomic interval of Gemmatimonas aurantiaca harbors:
- a CDS encoding carboxymuconolactone decarboxylase family protein: protein MNTRILGENNLVINRFFNLDGRAYEGGALDVKTKELLGLVASLVLRCDDCITYHIVRCGEEGVTRDEVFETMSIGLIVGGSIVIPHLRRAVDRWDEVERMRG from the coding sequence ATGAACACGCGCATCCTCGGCGAGAACAATCTCGTCATCAACCGCTTCTTCAATCTCGACGGACGCGCCTACGAAGGCGGGGCGCTCGACGTGAAGACCAAGGAACTGCTGGGACTGGTCGCCTCCCTCGTGCTGCGTTGCGACGATTGCATCACGTACCACATCGTCCGGTGCGGCGAAGAAGGTGTCACCCGCGACGAAGTGTTCGAAACGATGAGCATCGGCCTCATCGTCGGCGGCAGCATCGTCATCCCGCATCTGCGTCGCGCCGTCGATCGCTGGGACGAGGTGGAACGCATGCGTGGATGA